The following coding sequences lie in one Lolium perenne isolate Kyuss_39 chromosome 2, Kyuss_2.0, whole genome shotgun sequence genomic window:
- the LOC139835332 gene encoding uncharacterized protein has translation MPGGRTAHSRFKIPLNIEEGTSCHFTKQSGTAKLLRMASLILWDEATMTKRQAIEALDNSMRDIMGRRDRPFGGKTVVFGGDFRQVLPVVRKGSRGQIIDSTLQSSYLWSSMRPLRLTTNMRAHNDRWFADYLLRVGNGTEKTDEEGNIRLPEDICVPSTGEAADIEKLIDHVFPALDHNMANPGYMTARAILSTKNDNVDVINMRMIERFQGEEKIYYSFDSAEDDPHGYYSLEFLNGLTPNGLPPHALKLKINCPIILLRNIDPANGLCNGTRLVVRGFQKNAIDAEIVMGQHAGDRVFLPRIPLCPSDDEMFPFRFKRKQFPIRLSFAMAIN, from the coding sequence ATGCCTGGAGGCAGGACTGCCCACTCAAGGTTCAAGATCCCACTTAACATCGAAGAAGGGACTTCGTGCCACTTCACCAAGCAGAGTGGAACAGCCAAGCTCCTGAGGATGGCTTCACTCATCCTATGGGATGAGGCCACCATGACAAAGCGGCAAGCGATTGAGGCACTAGACAACAGCATGCGCGACATCATGGGCCGACGAGACCGACCTTTCGGGGGGAAGACCGTCGTCTTTGGTGGGGACTTTAGGCAGGTGCTGCCGGTAGTCAGGAAAGGGTCACGTGGTCAGATAATCGACTCTACCCTGCAGAGTTCGTACCTTTGGAGTAGCATGCGTCCGCTAAGGCTTACCACCAACATGAGGGCACATAATGATCGATGGTTTGCAGACTACTTGTTGAGGGTAGGCAATGGTACCGAGAAAACTGATGAGGAAGGCAACATTCGCCTCCCAGAAGATATTTGTGTGCCTTCGACAGGCGAGGCTGCTGATATAGAGAAGCTTATCGACCATGTGTTTCCTGCCCTTGACCACAACATGGCCAATCCAGGATACATGACGGCTCGAGCAATCCTCTCCACCAAGAATGACAACGTCGATGTAATAAACATGCGTATGATAGAGCGTTTCCAGGGAGAGGAGAAGATCTACTATAGCTTTGATAGTGCCGAAGATGATCCGCATGGCTACTACTCTCTCGAGTTCCTGAATGGCTTGACTCCTAATGGGCTACCCCCGCATGCACTTAAACTGAAGATAAACTGCCCCATTATACTGCTGAGGAACATCGACCCAGCTAATGGGCTGTGTAACGGCACAAGGCTTGTTGTCCGTGGGTTCCAGAAGAACGCCATCGACGCAGAAATCGTGATGGGACAACACGCTGGAGATAGGGTGTTTCTTCCACGAATACCTCTCTGCCCCTCTGATGACGAAATGTTCCCATTCAGATTCAAGAGGAAGCAATTCCCAATCAGGCTCAGCTTTGCCATGGCAATCAAC
- the LOC139835822 gene encoding uncharacterized protein has product MKKRHMDAMALVQTYGKPDIFLTMTCNPNWQEILDELLPGQTPQDRPDLVARVFRAKLETMKDMLTKNHILGVVKAYVYVVEFQKRGLPHAHFLLIMDSTYKLVVPEQYDRVISAELPDKHKYPELYAMVVKHMMHGPCGVLKPNNVCMQDAKVRGQMLDNRWVVPYNPYLLRMFNCHINVEVCSSIKAVKYLYKYIYKGHDQTSFNIDQPDANGNIDEIKRFIDARWITPPEAMWRIFGFTLCENHPAVLQLQLHMPNMHMVTFKAGESLDDVLARDNASKSMLTEYFAANREHEWARDILYKDFPGWFTWQQTKYWKPREKSFQVGRIVSANPAEGERYFLRVLLNHGLIEADNTLDECLTESEAMGHAASARRLFATILVFCEPGDVRGLWDRHVEAMSMTSRRRLMCPIAVEREVLLDIGGIFGVHG; this is encoded by the exons ATGAAGAAGAGGCATATGGATGCCATGGCATTGGTGCAGACGTACGGCAAGCCTGATATCTTCCTGACGATGACCTGCAACCCAAACTGGCAGGAGATACTGGATGAGCTGCTTCCAGGACAAACCCCGCAGGACCGACCTGATCTTGTGGCTAGAGTATTTAGGGCCAAGCTGGAGACGATGAAAGATATGCTAACCAAGAACCATATCCTGGGTGTTGTGAAGGCGTATGTCTATGTGGTAGAGTTCCAGAAGAGAGGCCTCCCACATGCCCATTTCCTGTTGATCATGGATTCAACATATAAGCTTGTTGTGCCAGAACAGTACGACCGTGTCATATCCGCTGAGCTCCCAGACAAGCATAAGTACCCGGAGCTCTACGCCATGGTTGTGAAGCATATGATGCACGGCCCATGCGGTGTCCTGAAGCCCAACAATGTGTGCATGCAAGATG CTAAGGTCCGCGGTCAGATGTTGGACAATAGATGGGTTGTGCCATACAACCCTTACCTTCTGCGGATGTTCAACTGCCACATCAACGTGGAGGTTTGCTCCAGCATAAAGGCCGTCAAGTACCTATATAAGTACATATACAAGGGTCACGATCAAACCTCGTTCAATATAGACCAACCTGATGCCAATGGTAACATAGACGAGATCAAGAGATTCATTGATGCAAGGTGGATTACTCCACCGGAGGCGATGTGGAGGATATTCGGCTTCACCCTATGTGAGAACCACCCAGCAGTCCTACAGTTACAACTGCATATGCCGAATATGCACATGGTCACATTCAAAGCAGGAGAGAGCCTGGATGATGTCCTCGCCCGTGATAACGCATCGAAGTCTATGCTGACGGAGTATTTCGCGGCTAACCGGGAGCACGAGTGGGCTCGAGATATTCTGTACAAGGACTTCCCAGGATGGTTCACATGGCAACAAACAAAATATTGGAAGCCAAGAGAAAAGAGCTTTCAAGTGGGCCGAATTGTGTCAGCCAATCCTGCTGAGGGGGAGCGGTACTTTCTAAGGGTGCTTCTAAACCAT GGTCTCATCGAGGCCGACAACACGCTCGACGAGTGCCTTACGGAGTCGGAAGCGATGGGCCATGCCGCCTCGGCGAGGAGGCTCTTTGCAACGATATTGGTATTTTGCGAGCCAGGTGACGTGCGCGGTCTTTGGGATAGACACGTGGAGGCGATGTCGATGACTTCGAGGCGACGTCTCATGTGCCCAATCGCGGTGGAGCGGGAGGTGTTgcttgatatcgggggcatctttGGAGTCCATGGGTAA
- the LOC139835333 gene encoding uncharacterized protein: MQPPVSSLRGNCRSWRSWRLPPPAQNAQSPLPALVLPSSPSHLSQIRRLDQLLPPPGNLQPQNRSDAAGSGHAVASSILHVAHRRACTGRLPPPYAASLDEEALVEGGGSRGSDHRDEATAGYTQEFYFHNLLLESYSFYWFRRYLTKVFIIGHIIWMKLS, from the exons ATGCAACCGCCGGTCAGCTCCTTGCGCGGCAACTGCCGATCGTGGAGGTCGTGGAGATTACCACCTCCAGCACAAAATGCTCAAAGCCCCCTCCCCGCACTTGTTCTCCCCTCGTCTCCCAGTCACCTCTCTCAAATCCGGCGACTGGACCAGCTGCTGCCGCCACCGGGAAACCTCCAACCACAGAATAGGTCGGACGCCGCCGGCAGTGGCCACGCTGTTGCGTCGTCCATCTTGCACGTCGCCCACAGGAGGGCGTGCACAGGACGTCTTCCTCCTCCTTACGCCGCATCTTTGGACGAAGAAGCGTTG GTGGAGGGTGGTGGCTCCAGGGGCAGTGACCATCGCGACGAGGCAACTGCAGGGTACACGCAGGAGTTCTACTTCCACAACCTGCTGCTCGAATCCTATTCCTTCTACTGGTTCAGGAG ATACCTGACCAAGGTTTTCATTATTGGCCACATTATCTGGATGAAGTTAAGTTAG